A genome region from Glutamicibacter arilaitensis Re117 includes the following:
- the infB gene encoding translation initiation factor IF-2 has product MAKPRVHELAKELGITSKEALTKLQDMGEFVRSASSTVEPPVARKLRDAFPGSNGAAKPAAAKPAAAKPATPGAPKPASKPAASAPKPGSKPAPAAPAAPAAPAPAAPAAPAAPAAPAAPAAPAAPTAKATPGAPLPGAAPAPKPGAKPAPKPGAPRPGNSPFSSQQGMRGAESGERRGGGNREGGRAPRPGAPRPGGPRPGNNPFSSQQGMRGEGGQGGPRPPRDGQRSPRPARDGQGGPRPPRDGQRGPRPAGAGGPRPAGQGAPRPAGAGGPRPGAGAGTTATPRMMPNRTDRPAPAGGGRPGAGAGGRGRPGGGNGGGTGGGFRPGAPRGRGGVGGAFGKGGAGRGKQRKSKRAKRQELEQMSAPSLGGVNVPRGTGDTEIRLRRGASITDFADKIGANPAALVTVLFHLGEMATATQSLDEATFEVLGEELGYKVLVVSPEDEDKELLEGFGLDLEAELEAEGEDVLEERAPVITIMGHVDHGKTRLLDAIRKSNVIEGEHGGITQHIGAYQITHEHEGRERAMTFIDTPGHEAFTAMRARGAEVTDVAVLVVAADDGVMPQTVEALNHAQAAGVPIIVAVNKVDKEGANPDKVMGQLTEYGLVPEEYGGDTMFVKVSALQKLGIDELLDAVLLTSDVLELKANPDKSARGVAIEANLDKGRGSVVTVLVQSGTLCVGDTMVVGTAHGRVRAMFNENGENLDVALPSRPVQVLGMSSVPRAGDGFLITEDERTARQIADKRETAERNAMLAKRRKRITLEDFDKAVADGKIDTLNLILKGDASGAVEALEDSLMKIEVGDDVQLRVIHRGVGAITQNDVNLATVDNAIIIGFNVRPAERVAELADKEGVDMRFYSVIYSAIDDIENALRGMLKPEYEEVALGTAEIRMVFRSSKFGNIAGSIIRSGTIKRNTKARLVRDGNVVGDNLAIDSLRREKDDVTEVREGFECGIGLGSFNDIKEGDIIETFEMREKPRD; this is encoded by the coding sequence GTGGCTAAACCCCGCGTTCACGAGCTCGCGAAAGAGCTCGGAATCACTTCAAAAGAAGCACTAACCAAACTGCAGGACATGGGCGAATTCGTTCGCTCGGCATCCTCGACCGTTGAACCACCAGTAGCGCGCAAGCTGCGCGATGCATTCCCAGGTTCCAACGGCGCCGCTAAGCCAGCAGCTGCGAAGCCAGCCGCTGCCAAGCCAGCAACCCCTGGAGCACCAAAGCCTGCTTCCAAGCCAGCTGCCTCGGCTCCGAAGCCTGGCTCCAAGCCAGCTCCGGCCGCGCCAGCAGCCCCTGCAGCACCAGCTCCAGCTGCGCCAGCTGCGCCAGCTGCGCCAGCTGCGCCAGCTGCTCCAGCTGCTCCAGCAGCTCCAACCGCGAAGGCAACCCCCGGTGCACCATTGCCGGGCGCAGCCCCAGCACCGAAGCCAGGCGCCAAGCCAGCTCCAAAGCCAGGTGCACCACGCCCAGGCAACAGCCCGTTCTCGTCCCAGCAGGGCATGCGCGGCGCTGAGTCCGGCGAACGCCGTGGCGGAGGCAACCGCGAAGGCGGTCGTGCCCCACGTCCAGGCGCACCACGTCCAGGCGGTCCACGCCCGGGCAACAACCCATTCTCATCGCAGCAGGGCATGCGCGGCGAAGGTGGCCAGGGCGGTCCTCGCCCACCACGCGACGGCCAGCGCAGCCCACGCCCAGCACGTGACGGCCAGGGCGGTCCACGCCCACCACGTGACGGCCAGCGCGGTCCACGCCCAGCAGGTGCAGGTGGCCCACGTCCAGCAGGCCAGGGCGCACCACGCCCAGCCGGCGCAGGCGGCCCACGCCCAGGTGCCGGTGCAGGAACCACTGCAACCCCACGCATGATGCCTAACCGCACCGATCGTCCAGCGCCAGCAGGTGGCGGACGTCCAGGTGCAGGTGCCGGTGGCCGTGGACGCCCAGGTGGCGGCAACGGCGGCGGTACCGGTGGCGGCTTCCGCCCAGGTGCACCACGCGGTCGCGGTGGCGTTGGCGGTGCTTTCGGCAAGGGAGGCGCCGGTCGCGGCAAGCAGCGCAAGTCCAAGCGCGCAAAGCGCCAGGAATTGGAGCAGATGAGTGCTCCGTCATTGGGCGGCGTGAATGTTCCACGCGGCACCGGTGACACCGAGATCCGTCTGCGCCGTGGCGCGTCGATCACCGACTTCGCTGACAAGATTGGTGCCAACCCGGCAGCACTGGTAACCGTACTGTTCCACCTTGGTGAAATGGCTACCGCTACCCAGTCGCTTGACGAGGCAACCTTCGAGGTCCTGGGCGAAGAGCTGGGCTACAAGGTACTTGTCGTCTCCCCAGAGGACGAAGACAAGGAACTGCTCGAAGGCTTCGGCCTGGACCTGGAAGCCGAACTTGAGGCTGAAGGCGAAGATGTGCTTGAAGAGCGCGCCCCAGTGATCACCATCATGGGCCACGTTGACCACGGTAAGACCCGACTGCTGGATGCTATCCGCAAGTCGAACGTTATCGAGGGCGAGCACGGCGGCATCACCCAGCACATCGGTGCTTACCAGATCACCCACGAGCACGAAGGTCGCGAACGCGCAATGACCTTCATCGATACCCCGGGCCACGAGGCGTTCACCGCCATGCGTGCCCGTGGTGCCGAGGTCACCGACGTGGCCGTACTGGTTGTTGCAGCCGATGATGGCGTCATGCCACAGACCGTGGAAGCACTGAACCACGCTCAGGCTGCTGGCGTGCCAATCATCGTCGCAGTGAACAAGGTCGATAAGGAAGGCGCCAACCCTGACAAGGTCATGGGCCAGCTGACCGAATACGGCTTGGTTCCCGAGGAATACGGTGGCGACACCATGTTCGTGAAGGTTTCGGCACTGCAGAAGCTGGGTATCGACGAGCTGCTGGACGCTGTCCTGCTGACCTCCGACGTCCTGGAGCTGAAGGCCAACCCAGACAAGTCCGCTCGCGGCGTTGCCATTGAAGCGAACCTGGATAAGGGCCGCGGTTCGGTTGTTACCGTCCTGGTCCAGTCCGGTACCCTCTGCGTTGGCGACACCATGGTTGTGGGCACCGCCCACGGCCGCGTGCGTGCAATGTTCAACGAGAACGGCGAAAACCTCGACGTGGCACTGCCATCGCGTCCGGTACAGGTCCTGGGCATGTCCTCGGTCCCACGTGCAGGCGACGGCTTCTTGATCACCGAAGACGAGCGCACCGCCCGTCAGATCGCTGACAAGCGCGAAACCGCAGAGCGCAATGCAATGCTGGCCAAGCGCCGTAAGCGCATCACGCTGGAAGACTTCGATAAGGCTGTTGCAGACGGCAAGATCGATACCCTGAACCTGATCCTCAAGGGTGACGCTTCCGGTGCTGTCGAGGCACTGGAAGACTCGCTGATGAAGATCGAGGTTGGCGACGACGTGCAGCTGCGCGTGATCCACCGCGGTGTCGGTGCGATCACCCAGAACGACGTCAACTTGGCTACCGTGGACAACGCCATCATCATTGGCTTCAACGTCCGCCCAGCCGAGCGTGTGGCAGAACTGGCCGATAAGGAAGGCGTTGACATGCGCTTCTACTCGGTCATCTACTCCGCCATCGACGACATCGAGAATGCGCTCAGGGGCATGCTCAAGCCAGAGTACGAAGAAGTGGCCCTCGGTACCGCCGAGATCCGCATGGTCTTCCGCTCGTCGAAGTTCGGCAACATTGCCGGCTCGATCATCCGCTCGGGCACCATCAAGCGCAACACCAAGGCTCGCCTGGTACGCGACGGCAACGTCGTGGGCGACAACCTGGCGATCGACTCGCTGCGCCGCGAAAAGGACGATGTCACCGAGGTCCGCGAAGGCTTCGAATGTGGTATCGGCCTGGGGTCGTTCAACGACATCAAGGAAGGCGACATCATCGAGACCTTCGAGATGCGCGAAAAGCCACGCGACTAA